Proteins encoded together in one Desulfomonilaceae bacterium window:
- the alr gene encoding alanine racemase, producing MASNCVSSNLVENPGIDNMNFMDLSQVIEIIEPLRVKGAGFGPISGVSIDTRKPMGANHIFWAIKGPHFSGVDFALDALKSGVKAAVVDRPDLFEKEIPRNSTLIEVTDTLEALQKLAAFHRAQFDIPVIGITGSNGKTLVKEMLAAILCLDRKTYRSPLSYNTQIGAALALLGIRPEHEVAIIEAGISLPGEMEKLERMIKPDHGLLTVISKAHIGGLGSLENTLEQKIQLFKNLTSDSFLILNSDDPLSMTYMNRSKARIVTFGFAENADVRAIDAIPAPEKGHYFKMKIFDRVVDISLPVAGQFNIVNALAAAAAGKMLGASVTNIKKGLEDFRPSPMRLEIHTTVTGITLINDTYNSDPASMKGAIDALTKVGQGRRKIAILSEMLDLGLHSREEHIAVGADVARAGIDHLITVGENAKLIGRAASSEGFNPANISHARTHSEAARELEKVMNRGDVVLFKGSRWFRLERLARELVGSIGPTRLVVNLDAIASNIKKIRAIVGDFVEIMSVVKSFGYGNDSIRTSKIALENGVTYLAVAFPDEGATLRENRIDAPILVFNVLPEEADKIMRYRLSSVIPSLELAEALNTAAKGRSKVPVHLKIDTGMGRSGVWHEEALPFIQKVFEMENLMVEGIMTHFSSADDPDSDCYTMTQVSAFDEVLNQAHTAGYSFRYVHAANTSALVRFPQTRYNMVRPGLAIYGMYPSECVSRIIDLDQVITFSTKIAQIKLHPAGRCISYNRRFVTCQGSRIATIQVGYNDGYPRFQSNRGQVLVRGQRVPVVGTVCMDTLMLDVTNIPEASVGDEVVLIGRQENEEILPDEIAANGGTINYEIVCKISPRVTRIFVQS from the coding sequence ATGGCCTCAAATTGTGTAAGCTCGAACCTGGTGGAAAATCCCGGTATCGATAACATGAATTTTATGGATCTAAGTCAAGTCATCGAAATTATAGAGCCCCTCCGCGTAAAAGGCGCCGGATTCGGACCAATTTCAGGAGTCTCCATCGATACCCGCAAGCCAATGGGCGCGAATCATATATTCTGGGCGATAAAAGGGCCCCATTTTAGCGGCGTTGACTTCGCTCTTGACGCTCTAAAATCAGGAGTCAAAGCTGCGGTTGTGGATCGACCGGACCTTTTCGAAAAAGAAATACCACGAAATTCTACTCTTATAGAAGTCACGGATACTCTGGAGGCTCTTCAGAAGTTGGCGGCGTTTCATCGCGCGCAGTTTGACATCCCTGTTATAGGGATTACAGGCAGCAACGGCAAAACGCTGGTTAAAGAAATGCTTGCAGCGATACTCTGTTTGGACCGTAAGACCTACCGATCTCCACTGTCCTATAACACCCAGATAGGAGCGGCTCTAGCTCTTTTAGGAATCAGACCGGAACATGAAGTCGCCATAATTGAAGCGGGAATCAGTCTTCCAGGTGAAATGGAAAAGCTGGAGCGTATGATAAAGCCTGATCATGGGTTGCTGACAGTGATCAGCAAAGCTCATATAGGTGGATTGGGCAGCCTTGAAAACACACTGGAACAAAAAATACAACTGTTCAAGAACCTGACAAGCGATTCTTTCCTGATCCTAAATTCCGATGACCCCCTTAGCATGACCTACATGAATCGATCAAAAGCCAGGATCGTAACGTTTGGTTTTGCCGAAAACGCGGATGTCAGAGCCATAGACGCTATCCCTGCCCCTGAAAAGGGGCATTATTTCAAGATGAAAATCTTTGATCGCGTAGTTGACATATCTCTGCCAGTGGCTGGGCAATTTAATATTGTCAACGCCCTCGCCGCCGCGGCCGCCGGGAAAATGCTGGGCGCTTCGGTGACGAATATAAAGAAGGGTTTGGAAGATTTTCGACCATCTCCGATGAGGCTGGAAATTCATACTACGGTTACCGGCATCACTCTAATCAATGACACGTACAATTCGGACCCGGCCTCCATGAAAGGCGCTATTGACGCTTTGACCAAGGTCGGTCAGGGAAGACGCAAGATAGCGATACTCAGTGAAATGTTGGATCTGGGCCTTCATAGCAGGGAGGAGCATATCGCTGTAGGAGCGGATGTGGCGAGAGCCGGCATAGACCACCTCATAACAGTGGGCGAAAATGCGAAGCTTATCGGGCGGGCCGCTTCGAGTGAAGGTTTTAACCCGGCGAATATATCGCATGCCCGAACACACAGCGAGGCGGCGCGGGAGCTTGAAAAGGTCATGAATCGTGGGGATGTGGTCCTGTTTAAAGGATCACGATGGTTTCGGCTGGAACGTCTTGCCCGCGAACTTGTAGGGTCAATAGGACCGACACGTCTAGTTGTGAACCTGGACGCCATAGCTTCTAACATTAAAAAGATACGGGCCATTGTGGGCGATTTTGTAGAAATAATGTCGGTAGTCAAGAGTTTTGGGTATGGAAATGATTCAATTAGAACCTCAAAGATCGCTCTTGAAAATGGCGTGACTTACCTGGCTGTGGCTTTCCCGGATGAGGGGGCCACTTTGCGGGAAAACAGGATAGACGCTCCAATCCTTGTGTTCAACGTTTTGCCCGAGGAAGCCGACAAGATAATGCGTTACCGGCTGAGTTCAGTTATTCCGTCGCTAGAACTCGCCGAGGCCCTAAACACGGCCGCCAAAGGACGTTCCAAGGTACCGGTTCACTTGAAGATTGACACTGGTATGGGGCGTTCCGGGGTTTGGCACGAAGAAGCTTTGCCCTTTATTCAAAAGGTTTTTGAGATGGAAAACCTTATGGTTGAAGGAATCATGACCCACTTCTCGAGCGCTGACGACCCTGATTCGGATTGTTACACCATGACGCAAGTATCCGCTTTCGATGAAGTTCTGAACCAGGCTCATACAGCGGGTTACTCTTTCAGATATGTTCACGCGGCCAATACCTCGGCTTTGGTAAGATTCCCCCAGACACGCTATAATATGGTGAGACCAGGTTTGGCCATTTACGGGATGTATCCGTCCGAATGTGTTAGCAGGATCATAGATCTGGACCAGGTCATTACATTCTCAACCAAGATCGCGCAGATCAAACTCCACCCGGCCGGCAGATGCATTTCATACAATCGTCGCTTTGTTACCTGTCAGGGCTCCCGTATTGCGACGATTCAGGTTGGATACAACGATGGTTATCCCCGGTTCCAATCAAATCGTGGCCAGGTTTTGGTCAGAGGCCAACGCGTTCCTGTTGTCGGCACTGTCTGCATGGATACACTGATGCTGGATGTCACAAACATACCCGAAGCGTCGGTGGGAGATGAAGTTGTGCTTATAGGTCGTCAGGAAAACGAGGAGATCCTGCCTGACGAGATAGCCGCCAACGGTGGCACTATTAATTATGAAATCGTATGCAAGATTTCGCCTCGGGTTACCCGAATTTTTGTTCAGAGTTAA
- a CDS encoding glycosyltransferase family protein has protein sequence MGRILYGVMGDAGGHVMEALTLATQMPQHEFLFLGGGKVTSLRESGYCVEPLPMLSTFYRNNKVDIIATASNAVRTILASRRIRQRVKDIIEDYDPDLILTNYEYFTPIAALSMNRSCVSLDHQHVLTHCIYDPPSRERLNRFMTRSSVRYLYSNCSKFLIVSFFDLPPVNPETTAVFAPIVRSAVKKTISRDGEHVLVYQTSPTFHKLFPVLKEIDTPFLIYGFGAKPPDKNLFFKAYSADGFVEDLASSRYVIVNGGHNVICEALHFGKPVLSFPIADAYEQFLNAYFVAQYGFGQFSTSLNFSKYLFEAFESGINEFTLNITNRHNAGNDGLVALLEQMVTCGESRTDGRSSLSRYKYLLQQ, from the coding sequence ATGGGACGGATATTGTATGGAGTCATGGGCGACGCGGGCGGACATGTCATGGAAGCCCTGACTTTAGCCACACAAATGCCTCAACACGAATTCCTTTTCCTGGGAGGGGGAAAAGTTACGAGTCTTCGAGAGAGCGGTTATTGCGTGGAGCCTTTGCCCATGTTATCCACTTTTTATAGAAATAATAAGGTAGATATTATAGCCACGGCAAGTAACGCTGTGAGAACCATTCTTGCCAGTCGAAGGATTCGTCAAAGAGTAAAGGATATTATTGAAGACTATGATCCGGACCTAATCCTTACAAATTATGAGTATTTCACACCTATAGCGGCTTTGAGCATGAATCGATCATGCGTCAGCCTCGATCATCAGCATGTTCTCACGCACTGCATATATGATCCACCTTCCCGGGAAAGGCTCAATCGATTCATGACGCGCTCTTCCGTGAGGTATCTCTATAGTAACTGTTCCAAATTCCTGATAGTTTCATTCTTTGATCTGCCCCCTGTTAATCCCGAAACGACTGCTGTCTTCGCCCCAATTGTTCGCAGCGCCGTTAAAAAAACAATTTCCAGGGATGGGGAGCATGTCCTCGTTTATCAGACTTCCCCAACCTTCCATAAGCTCTTTCCGGTCCTAAAAGAGATAGATACTCCGTTTCTGATTTACGGTTTTGGAGCAAAGCCTCCTGACAAGAATCTGTTTTTTAAAGCTTATTCAGCGGATGGTTTTGTGGAAGACCTGGCAAGCTCACGCTATGTAATTGTCAACGGGGGGCACAACGTCATCTGCGAAGCGCTTCATTTCGGGAAACCAGTGCTGTCATTTCCTATCGCGGACGCGTATGAACAATTCTTAAACGCATATTTTGTGGCACAATATGGTTTTGGACAATTTTCGACCTCATTAAATTTTTCCAAATATCTTTTTGAAGCCTTTGAGTCCGGAATCAACGAATTCACGTTAAACATAACCAATCGTCACAATGCAGGAAATGATGGGCTGGTTGCGCTCCTGGAACAAATGGTCACTTGCGGGGAATCCAGGACTGATGGCCGTTCGTCGTTGAGTCGATATAAGTATTTATTGCAACAATGA
- a CDS encoding radical SAM/SPASM domain-containing protein, which produces MVTFGKWGRLIPLSRAGMPYLTFRKVFNFLRCETECFFRVARPKSMPYSAVIEPTNICNLQCPYCPTGAGRDSGRKKTMLDVSLAESFIDKLAPYLLSANFYNWGEPLLHPKIETLVRICHERNVFTSLSTNLNIKDLDVLERVCKAGLDHMVVSCSGASQEVYETYHRGGQLDRITAGLKFLADFKKRTGTWLPMVELHYILFKHNQHEVQAARKIAQDLGVTAFRIMDGSGPEEALVGARDDPKYILSDVKHCHQLWHLIVLNADGGITPCYYLYFKEDDFANIATDDIKKIRNNRPYVLARKLFDSAAVGDLNTDLVHTCLKCEKVHQQKHLKEYLQLNPNAKQSHRTGGA; this is translated from the coding sequence ATGGTTACGTTTGGTAAATGGGGCAGGCTCATTCCCCTTTCTCGGGCCGGCATGCCTTATTTGACTTTCAGGAAGGTTTTCAATTTTCTTCGATGTGAGACAGAATGTTTTTTCCGTGTAGCAAGACCAAAATCCATGCCCTATTCCGCCGTGATAGAGCCTACCAATATATGTAATCTGCAATGTCCATATTGTCCGACAGGAGCCGGGAGGGATAGCGGAAGAAAAAAAACCATGCTCGATGTCTCTCTCGCAGAGTCATTCATAGACAAACTGGCTCCATATCTTCTAAGCGCGAATTTTTACAATTGGGGAGAGCCGCTGTTGCACCCCAAAATAGAAACGCTGGTGCGCATTTGTCACGAACGAAATGTATTTACATCTCTTTCAACCAATCTCAACATTAAGGATTTGGACGTTCTGGAAAGGGTTTGCAAGGCAGGCCTGGATCACATGGTAGTGAGCTGCAGCGGGGCGTCTCAAGAAGTCTATGAGACGTATCATCGTGGTGGACAGTTGGATAGGATCACTGCTGGTCTTAAATTTCTGGCCGATTTCAAGAAACGAACCGGAACCTGGTTACCCATGGTCGAATTGCATTACATTTTGTTCAAACACAATCAGCATGAAGTTCAGGCAGCCAGGAAAATTGCCCAGGATTTGGGTGTAACAGCGTTCAGAATTATGGACGGCTCAGGACCAGAAGAGGCGCTTGTAGGCGCGCGTGATGACCCTAAGTACATTTTGTCCGACGTCAAACATTGCCATCAATTGTGGCATTTGATCGTGTTGAACGCAGATGGCGGAATCACACCCTGCTATTACCTTTATTTTAAGGAAGATGATTTCGCTAATATCGCTACCGATGACATAAAAAAAATTCGCAACAACAGACCTTATGTCTTGGCGAGGAAGCTTTTTGATTCTGCGGCGGTCGGTGATTTAAACACCGATCTTGTTCACACGTGTCTGAAATGTGAAAAAGTGCACCAGCAGAAACACTTGAAAGAATATTTGCAGTTAAACCCGAATGCGAAACAGAGCCATCGAACAGGTGGCGCATAA
- the rnhA gene encoding ribonuclease HI, which yields MGDSSSNSIVEIFTDGACKGNPGPGGWAAILRFGEHEKILSGADPDTTNNRMELTAAIKALEALKRPCSIRLATDSKYLMLGITEWLKSWKVRNWKTSQNAPVKNDDLWKKLDHLNSRHKVQWSWVRGHIGHPENELADQLARKALKDLLSENNNHKP from the coding sequence GTGGGGGATTCCTCTTCAAACTCAATTGTGGAGATTTTCACCGATGGAGCGTGCAAAGGCAATCCCGGCCCAGGTGGATGGGCCGCTATTTTACGCTTCGGAGAGCACGAGAAGATTTTATCAGGAGCGGATCCTGATACCACTAATAACCGGATGGAGTTGACAGCGGCCATTAAAGCTCTGGAAGCCCTGAAAAGGCCGTGCTCGATAAGATTGGCCACAGATTCAAAATACCTTATGCTGGGAATCACTGAATGGCTAAAGAGCTGGAAAGTCCGAAACTGGAAGACTTCTCAAAATGCCCCGGTGAAAAATGACGATCTGTGGAAAAAGCTGGATCACCTGAACTCGAGACATAAGGTTCAGTGGTCGTGGGTACGAGGCCACATTGGTCATCCGGAAAACGAACTCGCGGACCAGCTAGCGAGAAAGGCTCTCAAGGACTTATTGTCTGAAAACAACAATCATAAGCCTTAA
- a CDS encoding secondary thiamine-phosphate synthase enzyme YjbQ: protein MDTITVKTSSRIQFVDITSDIRRIVEKRGLTDGIAMVYVPHTTAGITINEAADPDVVSDLNNKLSQLIPCETMYRHAEGNSDAHIKASLMGSSVQIIISDSKLVLGVWQGVFFCEFDGPRTRKVHVKLISC from the coding sequence ATGGATACAATTACTGTCAAGACATCATCACGCATACAGTTTGTAGATATTACTTCGGATATCAGGCGAATCGTAGAGAAAAGAGGCCTAACAGACGGAATAGCCATGGTGTATGTGCCTCACACTACGGCTGGGATCACCATTAATGAAGCCGCGGACCCTGATGTGGTTTCTGATCTCAACAACAAATTGTCCCAATTGATCCCTTGTGAAACAATGTACCGGCATGCGGAAGGAAATTCGGACGCTCATATAAAAGCTTCTTTGATGGGTTCTTCAGTCCAGATCATTATTTCCGATTCAAAGCTTGTTTTGGGTGTATGGCAGGGAGTATTTTTCTGTGAGTTCGATGGGCCTCGAACCAGAAAAGTTCATGTAAAATTGATCTCATGTTAG
- the ftsY gene encoding signal recognition particle-docking protein FtsY, with the protein MSEEKKKTGIFGRLFKRNRFEENKAEEVVIEDAILKEPETEPKEIEAFDSLEDSKEEVPEELSKEEEEAKEFVRLKTGLTKTRKGFLKNLDEIFLGKRELDEKTLNSLEEALVRADIGVQTSYELLDKVTERVKRREIDDPQKVIRHIKEMIRESLEEVEAPLRVGYGTEPFVVMVIGVNGSGKTTTIAKMAARHKAANRKVMMVAGDTFRAAAVEQLQIWGDRIGCEVVKGKPQADPSSVAFEAIERAIKEDFELVLVDTAGRLHTRVPLMEELKKVRRILGKKIPSSPHETLLVIDSSMGQNAILQARTFNEAIPVTGVALTKLDGTSKGGVVVGISKELKIPIRFIGIGEKMDDLRDFNARQFAEALFFSDESTESD; encoded by the coding sequence ATGTCTGAGGAAAAAAAGAAAACAGGAATTTTTGGTCGCTTATTCAAACGTAACCGTTTTGAAGAGAACAAAGCGGAAGAAGTCGTCATCGAAGACGCGATACTAAAAGAACCGGAAACAGAACCTAAAGAAATAGAAGCATTTGATTCTCTTGAAGATTCTAAGGAAGAAGTTCCTGAAGAACTTTCAAAGGAAGAGGAAGAAGCCAAAGAATTCGTTCGTTTAAAGACCGGTTTAACCAAGACCAGGAAGGGTTTTTTAAAAAATCTGGATGAAATCTTCCTCGGTAAAAGAGAACTTGACGAGAAAACGCTGAACAGCCTTGAAGAGGCGCTGGTCAGAGCCGATATAGGCGTGCAGACTTCCTACGAACTGTTGGATAAAGTCACGGAAAGGGTCAAGAGACGAGAGATTGACGATCCTCAAAAGGTTATCAGGCACATAAAGGAAATGATAAGGGAATCTCTCGAAGAAGTGGAGGCCCCCCTGAGAGTCGGTTACGGGACCGAGCCTTTTGTCGTAATGGTAATTGGTGTAAATGGCTCTGGAAAGACAACCACCATAGCCAAAATGGCCGCAAGACATAAAGCGGCTAACCGGAAAGTGATGATGGTAGCTGGTGATACATTTCGAGCCGCCGCAGTGGAACAATTACAGATATGGGGAGACAGAATCGGCTGCGAAGTCGTTAAAGGAAAGCCGCAAGCCGACCCGTCATCAGTAGCCTTTGAGGCCATAGAACGCGCAATTAAAGAGGATTTTGAGCTTGTTCTGGTCGATACCGCCGGCCGTCTTCACACCAGGGTTCCACTAATGGAGGAATTGAAAAAGGTACGCAGGATCCTGGGCAAGAAGATACCAAGCTCACCCCACGAAACTCTTTTGGTCATAGACTCATCCATGGGCCAGAACGCGATTCTTCAGGCCAGAACTTTCAATGAAGCCATACCTGTAACAGGGGTGGCATTGACCAAACTGGATGGCACCTCAAAAGGTGGTGTAGTAGTGGGGATATCGAAAGAGTTGAAGATTCCAATCAGATTCATAGGCATCGGCGAAAAAATGGATGATCTTCGGGATTTCAACGCAAGACAGTTTGCTGAAGCGCTATTTTTCTCGGATGAATCAACAGAAAGCGACTGA
- a CDS encoding TldD/PmbA family protein — MHPDIEYLKKIVKKLACNQGVHFVDAFFEEKTGSTIVFENGRVDRVRQGIDSGLGIRVIRNHATYYGFSTRVDMEAVDDLARVIHEASMLSPKDNDVVFSVNSRKPVSDIQVDPAAAGIAEKIGLLKQADEVARSHGPEVIQVRCVFSDENRRVVQVNSDGAVIDYPRKGLVFITHVTARSGDILQTGYESAGGQVGMELFVDDMIAKIANISAGRALTMLHAREAPSGRMPVVLESEAGGTMIHEAVGHGLEADLVGENMSVYAGSMGRKIASDFVSVIDDPTMPNRRGSYPFDDEGVESRPNLLIENGYLKGFMYDRLSAFKQNAAPTGNGRRESYRHKPIPRMSNTYIAPSNTNPGEILGSTPVGLLVRKMGGGEVNTVNGDFVFEVAEGYLIENGRQGDPVRGATLVGNGPRALMDIDMVGNDLGFSIGTCGKDGQGAPVSDAQPTLRIGTPDKPETWLTIGGTA; from the coding sequence ATGCATCCAGACATTGAATACCTGAAAAAAATTGTGAAAAAACTCGCTTGCAACCAGGGAGTCCATTTTGTAGACGCGTTCTTTGAAGAGAAAACAGGTTCAACGATAGTTTTCGAAAACGGCAGGGTGGACCGGGTAAGGCAGGGAATTGATTCAGGGCTCGGCATAAGAGTAATCAGGAATCACGCCACTTACTATGGTTTTTCGACAAGAGTCGACATGGAAGCGGTGGACGATCTGGCAAGGGTTATTCACGAAGCTTCGATGCTGAGTCCCAAGGATAATGATGTTGTTTTTTCAGTTAACAGTAGAAAGCCTGTTTCAGACATTCAGGTTGATCCCGCTGCTGCAGGCATTGCTGAGAAGATTGGCCTGCTTAAACAGGCTGATGAAGTAGCCAGGTCACATGGCCCTGAAGTTATTCAGGTCAGGTGTGTTTTTTCTGATGAAAACAGGAGAGTGGTACAGGTAAATTCGGATGGCGCAGTAATCGATTACCCCAGGAAGGGCCTTGTGTTCATAACCCATGTTACGGCGCGTTCAGGGGATATTCTCCAGACGGGATACGAGTCGGCCGGTGGTCAAGTCGGGATGGAACTCTTTGTTGATGACATGATCGCAAAAATTGCGAATATTTCCGCTGGAAGAGCGCTAACTATGTTACATGCGCGGGAAGCTCCTTCAGGACGGATGCCGGTGGTTCTGGAGAGTGAGGCCGGGGGAACGATGATACACGAGGCGGTGGGCCATGGCCTCGAAGCTGATTTGGTCGGTGAGAACATGAGTGTTTACGCCGGCTCTATGGGTAGAAAAATAGCCTCTGATTTCGTCAGCGTGATTGACGACCCAACCATGCCCAACAGAAGAGGCTCATACCCGTTTGATGATGAGGGTGTTGAATCACGTCCCAACCTATTGATCGAAAATGGCTATTTGAAGGGATTTATGTATGACAGATTAAGCGCCTTCAAACAGAACGCCGCGCCGACCGGAAACGGGAGAAGGGAATCATACCGACACAAGCCCATCCCCAGGATGTCGAATACATATATAGCTCCTTCAAACACGAATCCGGGAGAAATCCTAGGATCCACACCGGTTGGTCTCCTGGTAAGGAAAATGGGTGGAGGAGAGGTAAACACAGTCAATGGCGATTTCGTTTTTGAAGTGGCAGAGGGATACCTGATTGAAAATGGCCGTCAGGGAGATCCGGTACGTGGAGCTACCCTGGTAGGAAACGGTCCTAGAGCGTTGATGGACATTGACATGGTCGGCAATGATCTCGGATTTTCCATAGGCACATGCGGAAAAGACGGGCAAGGAGCCCCGGTATCGGACGCGCAACCAACTTTAAGAATAGGGACGCCGGACAAACCTGAAACATGGTTGACCATCGGTGGAACCGCCTGA
- a CDS encoding N-acetylmuramoyl-L-alanine amidase — MKLTVEYWMYDLSGIAPNIKMSLKQSAVISRAVSWLTKPSSVTSIDCMMVFRKTEQGWESLRSLRRSVFGHNICSFVVCALTSIILVFLCPLPAPASQSSSDSKTFHSSCNELQRLLGSSSPHQEAIKKLALKFVDLQKSEKGSIKSSCQFFAGKAFLSLYKVSKNRESLNHCIIHLNQYKKSRHNSEHYKEALFELKEAYLLKRRDKSSKVPKVSLTKSPLKTDLDNQKRSSPPNSSGSLIDSQDVGNPGPKVSPMGPQNGDSENLCDRPPLNQVGNPFFRPDPNIVEPHPGAINLKSASIAPPSISDAEPAKALPEPVHHRKGPVIVIDPGHGGKDPGAVSTDKKVAEKDVTLEISKLLKKRVEKAYPHVSVHLTRDEDTFLSLKERAKIANSLDAEVFISVHCNGSDFKSASGPEIFYLSKSSSRGAMRAAARENGVSLSKMSDLEATLIDLLTNSKKTESTRLAQVVHDSLVVSDATQGARIKDRGVKQAPFYVLIGATMPAILVECGFVNNLAQKDRAARQVFSNSVSSKLAKGVIEYLKNLPPNAP; from the coding sequence ATGAAACTGACAGTCGAATACTGGATGTACGACCTGTCAGGCATAGCTCCAAACATAAAGATGAGTCTAAAACAGTCAGCCGTGATTTCGCGTGCTGTTTCGTGGCTCACTAAGCCCTCGTCAGTCACTTCAATAGATTGCATGATGGTTTTCAGAAAAACAGAGCAAGGTTGGGAGTCTTTACGATCACTGAGAAGATCCGTATTCGGCCATAACATATGTTCATTTGTTGTTTGTGCGCTGACTTCCATCATACTGGTTTTTCTATGTCCATTGCCGGCGCCGGCCTCTCAGAGTTCATCAGATTCCAAAACATTTCATTCGTCCTGTAATGAGCTACAACGACTTCTTGGATCCTCTAGTCCGCACCAGGAAGCCATCAAGAAATTAGCGCTAAAATTTGTTGACTTACAAAAATCCGAAAAGGGTTCCATCAAATCTTCCTGCCAGTTCTTCGCCGGCAAAGCCTTCCTCAGCCTCTACAAGGTCTCCAAGAATAGGGAGAGCCTCAATCATTGTATAATCCATTTAAATCAATACAAAAAATCCCGGCACAATTCAGAACATTATAAGGAAGCCCTTTTTGAGTTAAAAGAAGCATACCTGCTCAAGAGGAGAGACAAGTCTTCTAAGGTCCCCAAAGTATCTTTAACCAAGTCTCCATTAAAAACTGATCTCGACAATCAGAAAAGGAGTAGTCCTCCCAATTCGTCCGGATCCTTGATCGATAGTCAAGATGTTGGGAATCCAGGCCCCAAGGTCTCTCCAATGGGACCGCAGAACGGTGATTCAGAAAATCTTTGCGATCGTCCCCCTTTGAATCAAGTGGGCAACCCATTCTTCCGTCCTGACCCAAACATCGTCGAACCTCATCCTGGAGCGATTAATCTCAAGAGCGCTTCGATAGCCCCTCCCTCTATCTCCGACGCTGAGCCTGCAAAGGCTCTTCCTGAGCCCGTTCATCATAGAAAAGGCCCGGTCATCGTAATTGATCCCGGTCACGGCGGCAAGGATCCCGGCGCTGTTTCCACGGACAAAAAAGTTGCTGAGAAAGATGTCACTCTTGAGATCTCGAAGCTCCTCAAAAAGAGAGTCGAAAAGGCATACCCCCATGTTTCGGTACATTTGACTCGAGATGAAGACACATTTCTTAGCCTTAAGGAAAGGGCGAAAATAGCCAATTCTCTGGACGCGGAGGTTTTCATTTCCGTTCATTGTAATGGGTCGGACTTCAAATCCGCATCGGGTCCTGAGATCTTTTATCTGAGCAAATCGAGTTCTCGTGGCGCAATGAGGGCGGCGGCAAGGGAAAATGGGGTTTCGTTGAGCAAGATGTCAGATCTCGAAGCCACATTGATTGATTTGTTAACCAATTCTAAAAAGACTGAATCAACTAGGCTGGCGCAGGTCGTCCATGATTCTCTGGTGGTCTCTGACGCCACTCAAGGCGCCCGGATCAAAGACCGTGGGGTCAAACAGGCCCCGTTTTACGTCCTGATAGGCGCTACCATGCCGGCAATCCTGGTAGAATGTGGTTTTGTCAACAATCTGGCTCAAAAAGACAGAGCCGCAAGACAGGTTTTTTCAAACTCGGTCTCTTCAAAACTTGCCAAGGGTGTCATTGAATATCTGAAAAATCTTCCGCCGAACGCGCCCTGA
- a CDS encoding archease gives MKQRHPKWKLLDHPADIRIEIYGKALEELFLNAADGLSKLLTGSIKVSDSQIEKILALESDSFDNLLVDWLREILFLFNSERFILRKASLKISEGISLESTLFGSILDPYLQLEDGLEIKGVTYHGLLLEEVLEGFVAQVIFDI, from the coding sequence ATGAAACAGCGTCACCCTAAATGGAAACTTTTGGATCATCCCGCTGACATTAGAATTGAGATTTACGGGAAAGCGCTCGAAGAGTTGTTCCTCAACGCGGCTGACGGGTTAAGCAAGTTGTTGACCGGCTCAATCAAAGTTTCAGACTCACAAATTGAAAAGATATTAGCTCTGGAATCCGATTCATTTGATAATCTCCTGGTCGATTGGCTTAGAGAGATCCTTTTTCTTTTCAATTCAGAACGATTTATTTTGCGTAAAGCGTCTCTGAAAATTTCTGAAGGTATTTCACTGGAGTCTACTTTGTTTGGTTCTATCCTGGACCCATACCTTCAACTCGAGGATGGCCTCGAAATAAAGGGTGTCACCTATCATGGCTTGCTTCTGGAGGAAGTTTTGGAAGGTTTTGTAGCGCAAGTGATTTTTGATATCTGA